Proteins encoded by one window of Atribacterota bacterium:
- a CDS encoding L-threonine 3-dehydrogenase produces the protein MKNILVIGATGQIGSELTLALRDRYGSANVVAGGHVKKPSSDKLTDSGPFETADCLDTKALTALLQKYHIDTIYHLPALLSATSEQNPKLAWEVNLQGLINVLDLAKSYQCAVFFPSSIGVFGDSTPKDKTPQDTIQRPSTIYGITKLTGELLCTYYYQKYNLDVRGVRYPGLISYETLPGGGTTDYAVEIFYQALTQQHYSCFLREDTYLDMMYMPDAIKAAIQLMETESSRLVHRNGYNVTAMSFSPRELAEEIKRWIPKFQISYQIDPVRQAIADSWPNSMDDQVARKEWDWQPDYDLPKMTKDMIAKLKVKLNKK, from the coding sequence ATGAAAAACATTCTGGTGATTGGTGCTACTGGGCAGATTGGTTCTGAGCTGACATTGGCTTTGCGAGATAGATACGGTTCAGCCAATGTAGTTGCTGGAGGCCATGTCAAAAAACCATCCTCTGATAAATTAACAGACTCAGGTCCTTTTGAAACAGCAGATTGTCTTGATACCAAAGCACTCACTGCCCTTCTCCAGAAATACCACATTGATACCATTTACCACCTGCCAGCCTTACTTTCTGCCACTTCCGAACAGAATCCCAAATTAGCCTGGGAAGTCAATCTTCAGGGTTTGATTAATGTCCTTGATTTAGCGAAATCCTATCAATGTGCCGTCTTTTTCCCCAGCTCCATCGGGGTATTTGGTGACAGCACTCCCAAAGATAAGACACCGCAGGATACCATTCAACGGCCTTCCACCATCTATGGCATCACCAAATTAACCGGTGAATTGCTCTGTACTTACTATTATCAGAAATATAATCTTGATGTGCGTGGAGTTCGTTACCCTGGTCTAATCTCCTATGAAACACTCCCAGGCGGGGGAACCACTGATTATGCAGTGGAGATATTTTACCAAGCCCTTACCCAGCAACATTATAGCTGCTTTTTAAGAGAAGATACCTATTTAGATATGATGTATATGCCTGATGCCATAAAGGCGGCGATTCAGCTTATGGAAACAGAAAGCAGTCGACTGGTACATCGCAACGGATATAATGTTACTGCGATGAGTTTTTCTCCCAGAGAACTGGCTGAGGAAATCAAGAGATGGATTCCAAAATTCCAGATAAGCTATCAGATAGATCCGGTAAGACAGGCCATCGCCGATTCCTGGCCTAATAGCATGGATGACCAGGTGGCACGGAAGGAATGGGATTGGCAGCCGGATTATGATCTGCCCAAGATGACTAAAGATATGATTGCAAAACTAAAGGTGAAATTAAATAAAAAATAG
- a CDS encoding GntR family transcriptional regulator: protein MKGSDLFNELKRRIVFFDYKPRQMLNIKDLSKEFGVSAIPIREALIRLEEEKLISIIPNNGAYVSDLSFQELKDVFEVRLFLLGMVGKLAVKRAKQEEIAEMMILAEKIKKEKSRKKIIQLDAQFHDLLNKSTGNEVLADSLEKLRNRLGRLWYLAEKSESYSLQIPQEIESLIKALEARDGERCQQILQEHAIHFIETIKINLYDGYPV, encoded by the coding sequence ATGAAAGGAAGCGATCTCTTTAATGAGTTGAAAAGAAGAATTGTCTTCTTTGACTATAAACCCCGCCAGATGCTTAATATCAAAGATCTTTCTAAAGAATTCGGAGTGAGCGCTATTCCTATTAGAGAAGCGCTAATTCGATTGGAAGAGGAAAAATTGATTAGTATTATTCCCAATAATGGTGCTTATGTTAGTGATTTAAGTTTTCAGGAGTTAAAGGATGTTTTCGAAGTGAGATTATTTTTACTGGGAATGGTGGGAAAACTGGCCGTAAAAAGGGCAAAACAGGAAGAGATTGCTGAAATGATGATTCTGGCAGAAAAGATAAAAAAGGAAAAGAGCAGAAAGAAAATTATTCAACTTGATGCTCAATTCCATGATTTACTAAACAAGTCTACCGGAAATGAAGTACTGGCAGATAGTCTGGAGAAACTCAGAAATAGATTGGGACGTCTATGGTATCTGGCTGAAAAATCGGAAAGTTACTCTTTACAAATTCCTCAGGAGATAGAAAGCCTGATTAAAGCCCTGGAGGCAAGAGATGGAGAAAGATGCCAACAGATACTGCAGGAGCATGCCATCCACTTCATAGAAACAATTAAGATTAATCTCTATGACGGTTATCCAGTATAA
- a CDS encoding ZIP family metal transporter: MLNAFSLLHPIAQAFLAGIFTWGMTALGAGAVFLTREVNRKLLDAMLGFAAGVMIAASYWSLLAPAIAMGEEGPFPGWVPAAIGFLLGGIFLRVIDAVLPHLHLGLSMKEAEGVSTTWQRSTLLILAVTLHNIPEGLAVGVAFGAVAAGLPASTLSGAIALATGIGIQNFPEGMAISMPLRREGMSARKSFWYGQLSGIVEPIFCMIGVSAVLISRSILPYALAFAAGAMIFVVVEELIPESQQKGNSDLATMGVMIGFTIMMILDVSLG, encoded by the coding sequence ATGCTTAATGCATTCTCTCTTTTACATCCGATTGCCCAGGCGTTTCTGGCTGGAATATTTACCTGGGGTATGACTGCACTTGGTGCTGGGGCAGTCTTCTTAACCAGGGAGGTGAATAGAAAATTATTGGATGCTATGTTAGGATTTGCTGCTGGTGTGATGATAGCGGCAAGCTACTGGTCTCTCCTGGCGCCGGCAATTGCTATGGGTGAAGAAGGACCTTTTCCCGGTTGGGTTCCAGCTGCCATTGGTTTTCTTCTGGGTGGTATTTTTCTACGGGTGATTGATGCAGTATTACCACACCTACATCTTGGTTTATCAATGAAAGAAGCTGAAGGAGTCTCTACAACCTGGCAGAGGAGTACTTTGCTTATTCTCGCTGTAACCTTGCACAACATCCCAGAGGGGTTGGCAGTAGGAGTAGCTTTCGGAGCGGTGGCTGCTGGCTTACCAGCCTCTACTCTTAGTGGTGCTATCGCGCTAGCAACTGGTATTGGAATACAGAATTTTCCGGAAGGCATGGCTATCTCTATGCCTTTAAGAAGAGAAGGTATGTCTGCTCGAAAAAGCTTCTGGTACGGCCAACTTTCTGGCATTGTAGAACCAATTTTCTGTATGATTGGGGTTTCAGCCGTCTTAATTTCTCGCTCTATTCTTCCTTATGCCCTTGCCTTTGCTGCGGGAGCTATGATATTTGTAGTGGTAGAGGAGTTGATACCTGAGTCACAGCAAAAGGGCAATTCCGATCTGGCGACTATGGGAGTAATGATTGGATTTACCATCATGATGATCCTGGATGTATCATTAGGATAA
- a CDS encoding DMT family transporter: protein MNRTNSRFKAEITLLGVVIIWGYTFPLIKNILLTIPPFTFLTYRFFLAFSVIFLIFYNQLRKIRLQTVKKGFLVGLFLFIGYFGQTVGTQFTTATKTAFITGISVVLVPIFAFFWSREKIQLNSIIGVILAMLGLWLMNSNGTLYYINTGDSLVFLGAVGFALYIIAVDIYTKKYDYIQLVFIQLVTVCFMSFFMSFLFEREALHFSYHQSVLWAIMVTGLFATALAFYLQNRFQRYSSPTKIAIIFSTEPVFGALFSHLILGETVGVFGLIGGIAIFTGMFIAQLEKGEGKETDFYR from the coding sequence ATGAATAGAACAAATAGTAGATTCAAAGCAGAAATAACACTATTGGGAGTAGTAATTATCTGGGGCTATACCTTCCCTCTAATCAAAAACATACTTTTGACAATCCCTCCCTTCACCTTTTTGACCTATCGCTTTTTTCTGGCTTTTTCAGTAATTTTTTTAATTTTTTATAATCAATTAAGAAAAATTAGACTGCAGACTGTTAAAAAGGGATTTCTGGTAGGGTTATTTCTTTTTATTGGTTATTTTGGGCAGACAGTTGGAACCCAATTTACTACTGCTACTAAAACTGCCTTTATTACTGGAATTTCAGTAGTTCTGGTTCCTATTTTTGCTTTTTTCTGGAGCAGGGAAAAAATCCAACTTAACTCCATAATTGGAGTGATTCTAGCCATGCTCGGTCTCTGGTTAATGAATTCTAATGGGACACTTTATTATATCAATACAGGTGATTCACTTGTTTTCCTGGGGGCAGTAGGATTTGCTCTCTATATTATTGCTGTAGATATTTATACCAAAAAATATGATTATATTCAGCTGGTTTTCATACAATTGGTTACCGTTTGTTTTATGTCTTTTTTTATGTCCTTTTTATTTGAACGAGAAGCACTCCATTTTTCATACCATCAGTCGGTACTATGGGCAATTATGGTTACCGGATTATTTGCTACTGCTCTCGCTTTTTATTTACAGAATCGTTTCCAACGTTATTCCAGTCCGACTAAAATTGCCATTATTTTTTCTACGGAACCTGTCTTTGGAGCCTTATTTTCTCACCTGATTTTAGGAGAAACTGTCGGTGTTTTTGGATTAATAGGAGGAATAGCAATTTTTACTGGTATGTTTATCGCTCAATTAGAAAAGGGAGAAGGGAAGGAAACTGATTTTTATAGGTAA
- a CDS encoding radical SAM protein translates to MRKYPSYLNISEVQFRRRIKDAYQILQSCRICPHHCGVNRIAGEKGLCRSTAQVMVSSHNVHFGEEPPISRINGSGTIFFTNCTLRCIFCQNYPISQLGNGNPISIYQLSSIMLDLQKKGCHNINLVTPTHFVPQIIAAIGKSRKRGLSIPIVYNSSGYESLTTLKLLEGIIDIYLPDAKYADNFIAWKYSRAKNYVSVLKDALREMYRQVGNLKVDQNGVAVSGLIIRHLVLPNNLAGTDQILPWIAKNISQEIYISLMSQYFPTFKAMNYPQLSCGISRKEYQKAKVIFEQCGLKNGWLQQ, encoded by the coding sequence ATGAGAAAATACCCATCTTATCTTAATATTAGTGAAGTTCAATTTCGAAGACGAATTAAAGATGCTTATCAGATTCTGCAATCCTGCCGAATTTGTCCGCATCATTGTGGTGTAAACCGTATTGCTGGTGAGAAAGGATTGTGTCGTTCAACTGCACAGGTAATGGTGTCCAGCCATAATGTTCATTTCGGGGAGGAACCGCCTATTTCCAGAATTAATGGTTCGGGGACCATCTTTTTTACTAATTGTACACTACGTTGTATATTTTGTCAGAATTATCCCATTAGTCAGCTGGGTAATGGTAATCCAATTTCTATATACCAATTATCCAGTATTATGCTTGATTTACAAAAAAAGGGATGTCATAATATTAATCTGGTAACACCAACTCATTTTGTACCACAGATTATAGCAGCGATAGGGAAATCCAGAAAAAGAGGTCTTTCTATACCAATAGTATATAATAGCAGTGGTTATGAATCCCTGACTACTTTAAAGTTATTAGAGGGAATTATAGATATTTATCTTCCGGATGCTAAGTATGCTGATAACTTTATTGCCTGGAAGTATTCCAGAGCAAAGAATTACGTTTCCGTACTTAAAGACGCCTTGCGTGAGATGTATCGACAGGTGGGCAATTTAAAAGTAGACCAGAATGGAGTTGCTGTTTCCGGATTGATAATTCGTCATTTGGTCTTACCAAATAATCTGGCTGGCACTGACCAGATATTACCATGGATTGCTAAAAATATATCCCAAGAAATTTATATTAGCTTGATGTCTCAATATTTTCCTACCTTTAAAGCTATGAATTATCCCCAACTCTCTTGTGGTATTAGCAGAAAAGAATATCAAAAGGCAAAGGTTATCTTTGAGCAGTGTGGATTAAAAAATGGTTGGTTGCAGCAATAA
- a CDS encoding HAD family hydrolase codes for MRRNNKINTIIFDLDDTLIKTSKIYNCARSEFSKIMSRLKFSSKEALEKLDEIDIGHIAEQGFAKERYPLSLVKTYHYFCHKFGKKINTQIEKEIASIGWNVFQQTPEPVEGVDLVLNNLKNRYTLILATLGDPEIQHQKIMRSGLKTYFKAIYVLNYKTANEYLQILQEHNLRKEETWIIGNSIRSDLNPGLQLGLNCILIPASTWKFEEEKPISNQYMQLDSLTEVLNYL; via the coding sequence ATGAGGAGGAATAATAAGATTAATACTATTATCTTTGATCTCGATGATACTCTGATCAAGACTTCCAAAATTTACAACTGCGCTAGATCTGAATTTTCCAAGATTATGTCCAGATTGAAATTTTCTAGCAAGGAAGCCTTGGAAAAACTTGATGAAATTGATATAGGGCATATTGCCGAGCAGGGTTTTGCCAAAGAAAGGTATCCTTTAAGCCTGGTGAAGACTTATCATTATTTTTGCCATAAGTTCGGTAAGAAAATTAATACTCAAATAGAAAAAGAAATTGCCAGTATTGGCTGGAATGTTTTTCAGCAGACTCCGGAACCAGTAGAAGGAGTTGATTTAGTATTAAATAATCTCAAAAATCGATATACCTTAATTCTGGCAACTCTTGGAGATCCGGAAATACAGCATCAAAAAATTATGCGTTCTGGTTTAAAGACTTATTTTAAGGCCATATATGTCTTAAATTATAAAACAGCCAATGAATATCTACAGATTTTACAGGAACATAATTTAAGGAAAGAAGAAACCTGGATTATTGGCAACAGTATCAGGTCTGACCTGAATCCTGGATTGCAATTAGGATTAAACTGTATACTGATTCCTGCCAGTACCTGGAAGTTTGAAGAAGAAAAACCAATTTCTAATCAGTATATGCAATTGGATTCTTTAACTGAAGTATTAAATTATTTGTAG
- the lepB gene encoding signal peptidase I: MAKSDTLLNKKKNGKKVKSMWRELIETVVSAGIIAFIIITFIGQVTVVKGASMEDTLFNRERLICNKIVYRVAEPKHGDIVIFKPPIDQNHNYIKRIIAVGEDKVKIVEGIVYLNGERLEEDYIIHRSLETMPEITIPENSYFVLGDNRINSSDSRFWGFVPRKNIIGRASVVFWPITKARMP, from the coding sequence ATGGCAAAAAGTGATACACTTCTTAATAAGAAGAAAAATGGGAAAAAGGTAAAATCTATGTGGCGAGAACTTATTGAAACAGTGGTAAGTGCCGGCATAATCGCCTTTATTATCATAACCTTCATAGGACAGGTTACTGTGGTAAAAGGCGCTTCTATGGAAGATACTTTATTCAACCGGGAAAGACTAATTTGTAATAAGATTGTCTACAGGGTAGCCGAACCTAAGCATGGTGATATAGTAATTTTTAAACCTCCCATTGACCAGAATCACAATTACATTAAAAGGATAATTGCTGTAGGAGAAGATAAAGTAAAAATAGTTGAGGGAATTGTCTATCTCAATGGAGAGAGATTGGAAGAGGATTATATCATACATCGTTCCTTGGAAACAATGCCGGAAATTACGATTCCCGAAAATTCCTATTTCGTACTTGGTGATAACCGGATAAACAGCAGTGATAGTCGTTTCTGGGGCTTTGTCCCGCGAAAAAACATAATAGGTAGGGCTTCTGTAGTTTTTTGGCCTATTACCAAGGCTCGTATGCCTTGA
- a CDS encoding alanine--glyoxylate aminotransferase family protein: MKNYTDLNPRKRVLLGPGPSDVHPRVLKAMATPLVGHLDPDFLEIMNETRAMLKEVFQTANEMTIALSGTGSAGMEACLVNLLEPGDKAVVCISGLFGERMSDIVKRCGAEPVIIQAEWGSVIKPEQVQKALTDSGKVKLLAIVHAETSTGVRQPLEEISRLTKEAGALFVVDAVTSLAGIPVETDKWQVDAIYSGTQKCLSCPPGLAPVSFSENALQSITQRTSPIKSWYLDIQMLQSYWGKERFYHHTAPINMIYALREALRLVLEEGLEQRFRRHSLHSRALVAGLEGMGLKMVAPAAYRLPELNALYIPEGIDDITVRKALLNEYGIEIGGGLGKFKGKAWRIGLMGYSCSKDNVMLFLSALENILKSQGYALPEHGIIAAQEVYHREVNQ; the protein is encoded by the coding sequence ATGAAAAATTATACTGATTTAAATCCTAGAAAAAGAGTTCTATTAGGACCCGGTCCCAGTGACGTTCATCCCCGTGTATTAAAGGCAATGGCTACACCTCTGGTAGGTCATCTGGATCCGGATTTCCTGGAGATTATGAATGAAACTAGAGCAATGCTTAAAGAGGTATTTCAGACTGCAAATGAAATGACTATTGCTCTATCTGGAACCGGTAGTGCTGGAATGGAAGCTTGCCTGGTGAACCTTCTGGAACCAGGGGATAAAGCAGTAGTCTGTATTAGCGGCTTATTTGGAGAGAGAATGTCTGATATTGTAAAGCGATGTGGAGCTGAACCTGTTATTATACAGGCAGAATGGGGTAGTGTTATAAAACCAGAGCAAGTTCAAAAAGCCCTGACTGACAGTGGTAAGGTTAAATTGTTAGCAATCGTTCATGCCGAAACTTCAACCGGGGTAAGACAGCCTCTGGAAGAAATCTCTCGATTAACAAAAGAGGCAGGTGCTCTCTTTGTGGTGGATGCAGTAACTTCTTTAGCCGGTATACCAGTAGAAACTGATAAGTGGCAGGTTGATGCCATATATAGCGGTACCCAAAAATGTCTAAGTTGCCCGCCGGGATTGGCACCGGTTTCTTTCAGTGAAAATGCCCTTCAGTCTATTACTCAGAGAACAAGTCCCATCAAAAGCTGGTATCTGGATATTCAAATGCTCCAGAGTTACTGGGGCAAAGAAAGATTTTACCATCATACTGCCCCCATTAACATGATTTATGCCTTACGGGAAGCTTTGCGCCTGGTTTTAGAAGAGGGATTAGAGCAAAGATTCCGCAGGCATAGTTTGCATTCCAGGGCGCTGGTAGCAGGTTTGGAGGGGATGGGATTAAAGATGGTAGCTCCTGCTGCCTATCGCTTACCGGAGTTAAATGCACTCTATATTCCAGAGGGAATTGATGATATTACAGTAAGAAAAGCACTACTCAATGAATATGGAATTGAAATTGGTGGAGGACTGGGAAAATTCAAGGGAAAAGCCTGGCGTATAGGGCTTATGGGTTACTCTTGTTCTAAGGATAATGTTATGCTTTTTCTATCTGCACTGGAGAATATATTAAAGAGCCAGGGATATGCCTTACCTGAACATGGAATTATTGCTGCCCAGGAAGTATATCATAGAGAAGTAAACCAATAG
- a CDS encoding HAD family hydrolase, which yields MKILAVDFDGVISDSALKSLFVSHNAYCRHFGAEVKKSFGGQLFTFDNWELMKKKYHREMEKYRQLRAYVELSCDFLVMTKIIEEQIEVRSQEEFIKIRNEMDLDYHFFHELFFQEKEKWQKKDFTKWFSLSPVYEEVVAVIKQLLEEGVKVVIATSNLGKAIHPAFHQDYLGFPMSLKDIFDKNYGKNKSDHMKAIVAQYKVNFEDIYFVDDQLSYLEETQILGVNVFLAGWGYCTEEQKNIARQKGVTVIEEEKDFYPTMKQFFD from the coding sequence ATGAAGATATTAGCAGTTGATTTTGACGGAGTAATTAGTGATAGTGCTCTTAAATCATTGTTTGTCAGTCATAATGCTTATTGCCGTCATTTTGGAGCGGAAGTGAAAAAAAGTTTTGGTGGTCAATTATTTACTTTTGATAATTGGGAACTTATGAAAAAGAAATACCATCGGGAAATGGAAAAATACAGACAACTGCGTGCTTATGTGGAGCTGTCCTGTGATTTTTTGGTTATGACTAAGATTATTGAAGAACAAATAGAAGTAAGAAGCCAGGAAGAATTTATCAAAATTCGCAATGAAATGGACTTAGATTATCATTTCTTTCATGAATTATTCTTTCAGGAAAAAGAAAAATGGCAAAAGAAAGATTTTACTAAATGGTTTTCCCTATCTCCAGTCTATGAGGAGGTGGTGGCAGTAATTAAGCAATTATTAGAGGAGGGAGTAAAGGTTGTTATTGCCACCTCTAATTTAGGCAAGGCAATTCACCCTGCTTTCCATCAGGATTATCTTGGATTTCCTATGTCCCTGAAGGATATTTTTGATAAGAACTACGGTAAGAATAAATCCGATCATATGAAGGCTATTGTAGCACAGTATAAGGTCAATTTTGAGGATATCTACTTTGTCGATGACCAGTTAAGTTATCTAGAAGAAACACAGATTTTAGGAGTTAATGTCTTTCTGGCTGGCTGGGGTTACTGTACGGAAGAACAGAAAAATATTGCTCGACAAAAAGGTGTTACTGTTATTGAAGAGGAAAAAGATTTTTATCCTACTATGAAACAATTTTTTGATTAG
- a CDS encoding cupin domain-containing protein, with translation MKVIDYHEVPLEEVEAGEAKNVKVRWLISEKDDARNFAMRLFEVQSGGYTPYHAHDWEHEVFILEGEGEVKIEDKTYLIKKDSVVFVNPGAQHGFKNAGEHVLKFLCLIPYK, from the coding sequence ATGAAGGTGATAGATTACCATGAGGTGCCTTTGGAAGAGGTAGAAGCTGGAGAAGCAAAAAATGTTAAGGTGAGATGGCTCATTTCTGAGAAAGATGATGCCAGAAATTTTGCTATGAGGCTATTTGAGGTTCAATCCGGGGGGTATACGCCTTATCATGCTCACGATTGGGAGCATGAAGTATTTATTCTGGAAGGGGAAGGAGAGGTCAAGATAGAGGACAAAACTTATCTCATTAAAAAAGATAGTGTGGTATTTGTAAATCCCGGTGCCCAACATGGCTTCAAAAATGCAGGAGAGCATGTATTAAAATTTCTTTGTTTAATTCCTTATAAGTAA